In a genomic window of Glycine max cultivar Williams 82 chromosome 13, Glycine_max_v4.0, whole genome shotgun sequence:
- the SNRK1 gene encoding SNF-1-like serine/threonine protein kinase gives MDRSTGRGGGGSVDMFLRNYKLGKTLGIGSFGKVKIAEHVRTGHKVAIKILNRHKIKNMEMEEKVRREIKILRLFMHHHIIRLYEVVETPTDIYVVMEYVKSGELFDYIVEKGRLQEDEARHFFQQIISGVEYCHRNMVVHRDLKPENLLLDSKFNIKIADFGLSNIMRDGHFLKTSCGSPNYAAPEVISGKLYAGPEVDVWSCGVILYALLCGTLPFDDENIPNLFKKIKGGIYTLPSHLSPGARDLIPRMLVVDPMKRMTIPEIRQHPWFQVHLPRYLAVPPPDTLQQAKKIDEEILQEVVNMGFDRNQLVESLSNRIQNEGTVTYYLLLDNRFRVSSGYLGAEFQETMDSGFNRMHSGEVASPVVGHHSTGYMDYQGVGMRQQFPVERKWALGLQSRAQPREIMTEVLKALQELNVCWKKIGHYNMKCRWVAGTAGHHEGMINNSLHSNHYFGNDSGIIENEAVSKSNVVKFEVQLYKTREEKYLLDLQRVQGPQFLFLDLCAAFLSQLRVL, from the exons ATGGACAGATCAACTGGccgtggtggtggtggaagtgTGGACATGTTTCTCCGAAATTATAAGTTGGGAAAAACACTCGGCATTGGGTCCTTTGGCAAGGTGAAAATTGCTGAGCATGTACGGACTGGTCATAAAGTTGCTATAAAGATCCTTAACCGCCACAAGATTAAAAACATGGAAATGGAAGAAAAAG TTAGAagagaaatcaaaattttaagattGTTTATGCATCATCACATTATAAGACTATATGAGGTTGTAGAAACCCCAACAGACATATATGTTGTTATGGAGTATGTGAAATCTGGAGAGCTCTTTGATTACATAGTAGAGAAGGGTCGGCTGCAAGAGGATGAAGCCCGTCATTTTTTTCAGCAG ATAATTTCTGGTGTGGAGTACTGTCACAGGAATATGGTGGTTCATAGAGACCTGAAGCCTGAGAATTTACTCTTggactcaaaatttaacatcaaGATTGCTGATTTTGGGTTGAGCAACATCATGCGTGATGGTCACTTTCTTAAGACAAGTTGTGGAAGCCCTAATTATGCGGCTCCAGAg GTTATCTCTGGAAAATTGTATGCTGGACCAGAAGTAGATGTCTGGAGCTGTGGTGTAATTTTATATGCTCTTCTCTGTGGCACTCTTCCTTTTGATGATGAAAACATTCCCAAtctcttcaaaaaaataaag GGTGGGATATACACTCTTCCTAGTCATCTATCACCTGGTGCTAGAGATTTGATACCAAGGATGCTTGTGGTGGATCCCATGAAGAGGATGACCATACCTGAGATACGCCAACACCCATGGTTCCAAGTTCATCTACCGCGTTATTTAGCAGTGCCACCACCAGATACACTGCAACAAGCCAAAAAG ATTGATGAGGAGATTCTTCAGGAAGTGGTTAATATGGGATTTGACAGGAATCAATTGGTTGAATCTCTTAGCAACAGGATACAAAATGAG GGTACTGTAACATACTATTTGTTATTGGACAACCGGTTTCGTGTTTCTAGTGGTTATCTTGGAGCTGAATTTCAAGAGACAATG GATTCTGGTTTTAACCGTATGCATTCCGGCGAAGTTGCTTCTCCAGTTGTTGGACACCACAGCACAGGGTATATGGATTATCAAGGGGTAGGAATGCGGCAACAGTTCCCTGTTGAGAGAAAATGGGCCCTTGGGCTTCAG TCTCGAGCCCAACCACGTGAAATAATGACTGAGGTCCTTAAAGCTCTACAAGAATTAAATGTTTGTTGGAAGAAGATTGGACACTATAACATGAAGTGCAGATGGGTTGCTGGCACTGCTGGTCATCATGAAGGAATGATTAACAATTCTCTGCATAGTAATCATTACTTTGGAAATGATTCCGGCATTATTGAAAATGAAGCTGTTTCTAAGTCAAATGTGGTCAAGTTTGAAGTGCAG CTTTACAAAACTCGTGAGGAGAAATATCTGCTTGATCTTCAAAGGGTCCAGGGCCCACAGTTTCTTTTCTTGGATCTGTGCGCTGCTTTCCTTTCACAGCTACGTGTTCTCTAG